The following are from one region of the Betta splendens chromosome 15, fBetSpl5.4, whole genome shotgun sequence genome:
- the LOC114870536 gene encoding stonin-1 codes for MCSTNHSNWVTFEDDNTPLSPPQKPLQSSEIIKASVPRPNGLKLVLPPIKDTSWSFSRSLESPQSTLSFSGGSCAPCNSSICTPVSGGPGSVSPFHSNTWDKITFFQSLSSTSTSSTPSPAPQAFNETSDGPSPFPSFQGNSGHYNPFWDGSGHSADVDSSSSDSECDNSLPRFFIRTKDGSEPPRADLQSSFSFVCHKLQDLRSETGCETETENDDPRQLGCRNEVLSEGSSPFVPRGLFRSQKRDGWPIMLRIPEKKNRMSSRQWGPIYLRLLPGGVLQMYYEKGLEKPYKEFQLLPQCRLSDLKLESYSEPRKVLTVKVEHFSYTEKKRYHPKLEVSHEAEVEQLLKFGSTVHEDMEDLVVSMEEEIFKLCVPHQQRRHYEEQELSLQITDHIWVQLDKSGEVIERTAFTQIHCLAFLNGLEDCFLALNDLGLLRCDSSYASEEGAELWMEIADCHFHKCVNELEFHRSRLIKFTPPDACRVELMRYKTTVLGCTEMPFSVKAVVTVQGAYLELQAFLNMSATFISSVGVCENIVIRVPVPGDWVKVTQTVALLRQRSLKARMNRNACLGSVAAADSQPVMQVSIGTVKYENVYSAILWRIDRLPAKNMAVNHPHSFSCKLELGSDQDIPDDWYPFVTMECEIMGAVVSQTRVKSLGTENDIQPQKHVTSWTRYHCQVEVEKKWIETESQRQSGCMAQ; via the exons ATGTGTTCCACCAACCATTCGAACTGGGTCACGTTTGAAGATGACAACACGCCACTGTCGCCACCTCAGAAGCCCTTACAGTCATCAGAGATTATCAAGGCATCAGTACCGCGTCCAAATGGCCTGAAATTAGTGCTTCCTCCCATTAAAGACACTTCCTGGAGCTTCAGTCGCTCCTTGGAATCGCCTCAAAGCACCTTGAGTTTTAGCGGAGGTTCCTGTGCGCCATGTAACTCGTCTATTTGCACTCCTGTGAGTGGGGGTCCTGGCAGTGTGTCCCCATTTCACTCGAACACATGGGACAAAATCACCTTCTTCCAGAGTTTGTCCAGCACATCAACCTCCTCCACTCCCTCACCTGCCCCACAGGCTTTTAATGAAACCTCAGATGGACCAAGCCCTTTTCCTTCATTCCAGGGGAACTCAGGACACTATAACCCCTTCTGGGATGGATCTGGACACAGCGCAGATGTTGAcagctcctcctcagactcCGAATGTGACAACAGCCTGCCACGTTTCTTCATTCGGACCAAAGACGGCAGCGAACCTCCACGCGCTGACCTGCAGAGCTCCTTCTCCTTTGTTTGCCACAAACTGCAAGACCTGCGATCAGAAACTGGGTGTGAAACCGAGACGGAAAATGATGACCCGAGGCAGCTAGGTTGTAGGAATGAGGTATTAAGCGAGGGTTCATCTCCGTTTGTTCCCCGCGGTCTGTTCCGTAGCCAGAAAAGAGACGGTTGGCCCATCATGCTCAGGATTCCTGAAAAAAAGAACCGCATGTCCTCCCGACAGTGGGGGCCGATCTATCTCCGCTTATTGCCGGGGGGTGTGCTGCAGATGTACTATGAGAAAGGGCTGGAGAAGCCATACAAGGAGTTCCAGCTTCTTCCCCAATGCAGGCTGTCGGATCTGAAACTGGAAAGCTACAGTGAACCCCGCAAAGTCCTCACGGTCAAAGTGGAACATTTCTCCTACACAGAAAAGAAACGCTACCACCCTAAGCTGGAGGTTAGTCACgaggcagaggtggagcagctgctcaAATTTGGCTCCACGGTGCACGAAGACATGGAGGATCTGGTTGTCTCCATGGAGGAGGAAATCTTTAAACTGTGTGTGCCCCATCAGCAGAGGCGGCACTACGAGGAGCAGGAGCTTTCATTGCAGATCACTGATCACATCTGGGTACAGCTGGATAAGTCTGGAGAAGTCATAGAGAGGACAGCCTTCACTCAGATTCACTGTCTGGCTTTTCTGAACGGCCTAGAGGATTGTTTTCTCGCCCTTAATGACCTCGGGCTGCTGCGCTGCGACTCCAGCTACGCATCCGAGGAGGGCGCTGAACTGTGGATGGAGATAGCTGACTGCCATTTTCACAAATGTGTGAACGAGTTGGAGTTCCACAGGTCCCGGCTCATTAAGTTCACACCCCCCGACGCCTGCCGGGTGGAGCTGATGCGGTACAAGACGACAGTGTTGGGTTGCACAGAAATGCCCTTCTCTGTGAAAGCTGTGGTTACAGTTCAAGGCGCCTATTTGGAGCTCCAGGCCTTCCTAAACATGTCGGCTACATTCATTTCCTCCGTGGGGGTCTGTGAGAATATAGTGATTCGCGTGCCGGTACCGGGCGACTGGGTCAAGGTGACGCAGACGGTGGCCCTTCTCCGGCAGAGGTCCCTCAAGGCACGGATGAACAGAAACGCCTGTCTGGGCTCCGTCGCTGCTGCAGATTCACAGCCCGTCATGCAGGTGTCTATCGGCACTGTCAAGTATGAGAACGTGTATTCGGCCATTTTGTGGAGAATCGATAGACTGCCTGCAAAGAATATGG CCGTGAATCATCCCCATTCATTTTCCTGCAAGCTAGAGCTGGGATCAGACCAGGACATCCCAGATGACTGGTACCCATTTGTCACCATGGAATGTGAAATTATGGGCGCAGTGGTGTCCCAGACCAGGGTGAAGTCACTGGGCACCGAGAACGACATCCAGCCGCAGAAACATGTGACAAGTTGGACACGCTATCACTGTCAG GTGGAAGTGGAGAAGAAATGGATTGAAACTGAGTCACAGAGGCAGTCTGGCTGTATGGCACAGTGA
- the ppp1r21 gene encoding protein phosphatase 1 regulatory subunit 21 encodes MANVTDLQTKYTKLAQEYSKLRAQNQVLKKGVVDEQANSASLKDQLKQRDQSLRKQEQEMDSLTFRNQQLAKRVELLQEELAASEAKGKKGKNKGDSPSQHGLQTQSVFNEDLRKKIEENERLHIQFYEADEQHKKRESELRLRLEELQRDSEQHQAVVDGLTTKYMETIERLQNDKARLEVKTQSLDREAKECRLRTEECQQQLKRCQAELNRQVKQSSSVIQEKVPFNDTKIIDYNSLNVPAHNRRHQVKARDVSGQALSFLQDLVAALLNFHSYTEQRVHIYPLDSSIELISPLNQKFSQYLHENAAYVRPLEESFLQLHQSITEDTVTILETTPKLKSFADNFSSYTHFLQKILPYQLKSFEEECEAPLCTVALSAKNRELQKDMKRMTSVFEKLQSYINLLALPSVRQDAMPHSSTSAVFTQLAAYLHSLHDATKEMSKHYNQKASLEQELPTVTQKLCTTTDCLLGSLGSLTSSTGKIATFFSNNLDFFTSSGYSPRGSTLTINPLQAENMLANKKKAAAYIQAIKKPRPQSVPYTEALSNRRILTSSTESREGLTQQVQQSQEKIARLEQEKEHWLLEAQLGKVRLEKENQRIADLEAQLAATLAGSPSTQAIITGISAQTLEEAETEQKAAGKETTLCTSLVGMLCTTPTVEHVGDEESREQLIKTHYMARVGELTTQLQISDSKAVHFYSECRALAKRLAFAEKSREALSDEIKEANQKFSNLQDELATIKRSYEDQLSMMSDHLCSMNETLTKQREEIDTLKLGTKGNAKKNKGR; translated from the exons ATGGCTAACGTTACAGACCTGCAAACCAAATACACCAAACTAGCACAGGAGTACTCCAAG CTCCGTGCCCAAAATCAGGTACTGAAGAAGGGAGTTGTGGATGAACAGGCCAACTCTGCCTCGCTTAAG GATCAGCTGAAGCAGAGGGACCAGAGCCTTAGGAAGCAGGAACAGGAGATGGACAGCCTCACCTTTCGAAACCAACAGCTTGCCAAGCGGGTCGAGTTGCTGCAAGAGGAACTAGCTGCAAGTGAAGCCAAGGGCAAAAAGGGGAAG aaTAAAGGTGATTCCCCCTCACAACATGGCCTACAGACCCaaagtgtttttaatgaagACTTGCGAAAAAAGATAGAAGAAAATGAACGACTTCACATTCAG TTCTATGAAGCTGATGAGCAGCACAAGAAGCGAGAGTCCGAGCTAAGGTTGCGGctagaggagctgcagagggacTCTGAGCAGCATCAGGCTGTAGTGGATGGGCTCACCACAAAATACATGGAAACCATTGAACGGCTTCAGAATGATAAGGCTCGTTTGGAG GTAAAAACACAGAGTCTGGACAGGGAAGCAAAAGAGTGCAGACTGCGAACAGAAGAGTG TCAGCAGCAACTGAAGCGGTGTCAGGCAGAGCTGAACAGACAGgtgaaacaaagcagcagtgttATCCAGGAGAAAGTTCCATTCAATGACACCA AAATAATTGATTACAACAGTTTAAATGTACCAGCCCACAATCGAAGGCATCAG GTCAAAGCCCGGGATGTGTCAGGACAGGCTCTGAGCTTCCTTCAGGACCTTGTGGCTGCTCTCTTAAATTTCCACTCCTACACAGAGCAGAGAGTACATATTTACCCACTGGACTCCTCTATTGAGCTCATTTCTCCTCTTAATCAGAAG TTCTCACAGTATCTtcatgagaatgcagcttaTGTGCGCCCCCTGGAGGAAAGCTTTCTGCAGTTGCACCAAAGCATCACAGAAGACACAGTTACAATACTG GAAACTACACCTAAACTGAAGAGTTTTGCTGACAATTTTTCCTCATATACTCATTTTCTGCAAAAGATTCTTCCCTACCAGCTGaaaag CTTTGAAGAGGAGTGTGAGGCACCTCTCTGTACTGTTGCCCTCAGTGCAAAAAACCGGGAGCTGCAGAAGGACATGAAGAGAATGACCTCTGTGTTTGAGAAACTGCAAAGTTACATTAACCTTTTAGCCTTACCCA GTGTGCGGCAGGATGCCATGCCACATAGCAGCACCTCAGCTGTCTTCACCCAGCTGGCTGCGTACCTACACAGTCTTCACGATGCTACAAAAG AGATGTCAAAGCATTACAACCAGAAGGCTAGTTTAGAGCAGGAGCTCCCCACTGTCACCCAGAAGCTCTGTACTACTACTGACTGCCTGCTGGGATCTCTGGGCTCGCTGACAAGTAGCACTGGCAAG ATTGCCACTTTCTTCAGCAACAACTTGGACTTCTTTACCTCATCAGGCTACAGTCCAAGAGGCAGCACATTAACCATCAACCCACTGCAAGCAGAGAATATGCTCGCCAACAAAAAGAAAGCAGCTGCCTATATCCAAGCTATCAAAAAG cccAGACCACAGTCTGTTCCATACACGGAAGCCTTGTCAAATCGTCGAATACTTACCAGCTCTACTGAAAGCAGAGAGGGTCTGACTCAACAG GTGCAGCAGAGCCAGGAGAAGATCGCTCGgttggagcaggagaaggaacACTGGCTCCTGGAGGCCCAGCTTGGGAAGGTGCGGCTGGAAAAGGAGAACCAGCGCATTGCAGACCTGGAAGCACAGCTTGCAGCAACACTAGCAGGGAGTCCGAGCACTCAGGCCATCATAACTGGTATATCTGCTCAGACCCTTGAAGAAGCAGAGACTGAGCAGAAAGCTGCAGGGAAAGAGACTACGTTGTGCACAAGCCTG GTTGGTATGCTTTGTACAACGCCAACAGTTGAACAT GTGGGAGATGAGGAGTCCCGGGAGCAGCTGATAAAGACACATTACATGGCAAGAGTAGGAGAACTCACCACCCAGCTCCAGATTTCAGACAGCAAAGCTGTTCACTTCTACTCTGAG TGTCGAGCTTTGGCCAAGAGATTAGCTTTTGCAGAAAAATCACGAGAGGCTCTTAGTGACGAGATCAAAGAAGCTAATCAGAAGTTCAGCAACTTGCAG GATGAATTAGCTACGATTAAGAGGAGCTACGAAGACCAGCTCAGCATGATGAGTGATCACCTCTGCAGTATGAATGAGACTTTGACCAAGCAGAGAGAGGAAATTGACACGCTCAAACTGGGAACtaag ggaaatgccaaaaagaatAAAGGTCGCTAG
- the gtf2a1l gene encoding TFIIA-alpha and beta-like factor — protein sequence MLSNTGPVGKLYLSIIDDVIEGMRELFLDEGLEDRVLDDLKHLWESKMMQSKAMEDFRKSLNSSNFVLQLPASYSQADQELTASVVIPANRSVHSFPVKNNSEALATFSLPAGLAYPVQIPAGVTLQTASGQLYKVNVPVVVTQAPAGQRALSQTTKVIDWREALTRPSSSSSSSAAVPAAAVRPQEPTAAVTQPPPTAGVPSGQQGPAPPPPPLPAAEASPPPGAEAPQPEVAGEEPEPRPRCEAASPCSHLLDFQIRAEEALTQTGRPKARDIDEILKEVIEVETEKVERARNLASAKAGDRAEAALGLDLDYGYSQISDIVQLDGAADSSDVEEEGAPLDENNFLGILNAEAIKALQEGDGSSDGNSMSSSSDGEGAGELANVEEEDPLNSGDDVIEQDIPDLFDTENVIVCQYDKIHRSKNRWKFHLKDGVMCHGGRDYVFSKAVGEAEW from the exons ATGCTGAGCAACACCGGTCCGGTG GGCAAACTCTACTTGTCCATAATTGATGACGTCATTGAGGGTATGAGGGAGCTCTTCCTGGATGAAGGGCTTGAAGACCGTGTCCTGGATGATTTAAAACAT CTCTGGGAGTCGAAGATGATGCAGTCAAAGGCAATGGAAGACTTCAGAAAAAGTCTCAACTCCTCCAACTTCGTGCTCCAGCTCCCTGCCAGCTACAGTCAGGCGGATCAGGAGCTCACAG CCTCCGTCGTGATCCCAGCGAATCGGAGCGTCCACAGCTTTCCAGTCAAG AACAACTCCGAGGCCCTGGCTACGTTCTCGCTCCCCGCCGGCTTGGCTTACCCCGTGCAGATCCCAGCGGGGGTCACCCTGCAGACGGCCTCCG GTCAACTCTACAAGGTCAACGTTCCCGTTGTGGTGACTCAGGCCCCGGCAGGTCAGCGAGCGCTGTCCCAAACCACGAAGGTCATCGACTGGAGGGAAGCCCTGACCCGTccctcgtcatcatcatcatcatccgcCGCCGTCCCAGCAGCGGCCGTTCGTCCTCAGGAGCCgactgctgctgtcactcagccGCCGCCGACTGCCGGCGTGCCCTCCGGCCAGCAGGGCCcggccccccccccgccgccgctTCCTGCCGCCGAGGCCTCGCCGCCGCCGGGGGCCGAGGCTCCGCAGCCCGAGGTCGCGGGGGAGGAACCCGAGCCGAGGCCGCGGTGTGAAGCGGCGTCGCCCTGCAGCCACTTATTAGACTTCCAGATCCGTGCAGAGGAGGCCTTGACCCAGACGGGACGCCCGAAGGCCAGAGACATCGATGAGATCCTGAAAGAGGTGATCGAGGTGGAGACGGAGAAAGTGGAAAGGGCGCGGAATCTGGCGTCTGCGAAGGCCGGCGATCGGGCCGAGGCCGCACTTGGG CTGGACCTGGACTACGGCTACAGCCAGATTTCAGACATCGTTCAGCTGGACGGCGCCGCCGACAGCTCCGACgttgaggaggagggagctccCCTGGACGAGAACAACTTTCTGGGCATTTTAAATGCGGAGGCCATAAAGGCCCTGCAGGAAGGAGATGGAAGCAGCGACGGCAACAGCATGTCCTCCAGCAGCGACGGCGAGGGAGCAGGTGAACTCGCTAAtgtggaggaagag GATCCTTTGAACTCGGGCGACGACGTCATTGAGCAGGACATCCCGGATCTCTTCGACACGGAGAACGTGATCGTTTGCCAGTACGACAAG ATCCACCGCAGCAAGAACCGCTGGAAGTTCCATTTGAAAGATGGAGTGATGTGCCACGGAGGCAGGGATTACGTGTTCTCTAAAGCTGTGGGAGAAGCCGAGTGGTAA